Proteins from one Sabethes cyaneus chromosome 2, idSabCyanKW18_F2, whole genome shotgun sequence genomic window:
- the LOC128734924 gene encoding chymotrypsin-2-like has product MFRLSLLFVFASAVAVFGGTLPAEYLEWEGRIVGGSNAASGQFPYQVSLRSAANAHFCGGSVINNRYALSAAHCTVGRTTANTRVVVGTHLLNSGGVMHNVARIVNHGSYNANTLNNDVSLVQTVSTIAFNNLVQTIGLATNFINTGAGALASGWGQLGANAGIPNNLQWLSTSIITLADCRSRHSAANAARVFDSTVCTLSPNGQGMCMGDSGGPLVHGGLQQGIVSWGIPCGVGSPDVFARVSTHRTWILNNAV; this is encoded by the exons ATGTTCCGTCTAAGTTTGCTGTTCGTATTCGCCAGTGCCGTTGCCGTTTTCGGTGGCA CTCTTCCGGCGGAATACCTCGAATGGGAAGGACGCATCGTCGGAGGTTCGAACGCAGCTTCGGGACAATTCCCTTACCAGGTCTCGCTTCGCTCGGCCGCCAATGCTCACttctgtggaggatccgtgatCAATAACCGTTATGCACTATCGGCTGCTCACTGCACTGTTGGTCGCACTACTGCCAACACCCGCGTAGTGGTTGGAACGCATCTGCTGAACAGTGGCGGAGTTATGCACAATGTCGCCCGTATTGTCAATCACGGATCGTACAACGCCAATACCTTGAACAATGACGTATCGTTAGTACAGACGGTTTCGACTATCGCCTTCAATAATCTCGTCCAGACCATTGGTTTGGCAACTAATTTCATCAATACCGGTGCCGGTGCCCTGGCGTCCGGTTGGGGACAGCTAGGAGCCAACGCCGGAATTCCGAACAACTTGCAGTGGCTGAGTACCAGCATCATCACGCTGGCCGATTGTCGCTCTCGTCATTCGGCGGCCAACGCAGCTCGTGTCTTCGATAGTACTGTTTGCACCTTGAGCCCGAACGGTCAGGGTATGTGCATGGGAGATTCCGGCGGCCCACTGGTGCATGGCGGTCTTCAGCAGGGTATCGTATCGTGGGGAATTCCCTGCGGAGTAGGTTCTCCCGATGTGTTTGCCCGTGTTTCGACGCACCGTACCTGGATTCTGAACAATGCCGTGTAA